In one window of uncultured Draconibacterium sp. DNA:
- the udk gene encoding uridine kinase yields the protein MLVIGIAGGTGSGKTTVVKKISEKFCDNEVAILSHDSYYYDNSDLSLEERRLKNFDHPDSIEFDLMIDHVKKLKQGLSIEEPVYSFISCTRQEETNIVEPKQVLIIEGILCLTNAALRDLMDIKVYVDCDSDVRLARVIQRDIQERGRDVEQVLKRYKKTVRPSHIQFIEPTKRYADIIVPQGGKNKIAIQILTNHILQTLNKT from the coding sequence ATGCTGGTAATTGGCATTGCAGGCGGCACCGGTTCAGGAAAAACCACGGTTGTAAAAAAAATTAGCGAGAAGTTCTGTGATAACGAAGTAGCAATACTTTCGCACGACTCGTATTACTACGATAACAGCGATCTTTCGCTGGAAGAAAGGAGACTGAAAAACTTCGACCACCCCGATTCTATTGAGTTCGATTTAATGATCGATCACGTAAAAAAACTGAAACAAGGATTATCTATTGAAGAACCGGTGTATTCATTTATTAGCTGTACCAGACAGGAAGAAACAAATATTGTTGAGCCAAAACAAGTGTTGATAATTGAAGGAATTTTGTGTCTGACAAATGCAGCGTTACGCGATTTAATGGATATAAAAGTTTATGTTGATTGCGACTCGGATGTTCGGCTGGCACGCGTGATACAACGCGATATACAAGAGCGCGGCAGAGATGTTGAGCAGGTATTGAAACGCTACAAAAAAACGGTTCGCCCAAGTCATATCCAGTTTATAGAACCAACAAAACGGTACGCCGATATTATTGTGCCACAGGGCGGCAAAAACAAAATTGCCATCCAGATTTTAACCAACCACATACTACAAACTTTAAACAAAACATGA